In one window of Pseudomonas chlororaphis subsp. chlororaphis DNA:
- a CDS encoding ShlB/FhaC/HecB family hemolysin secretion/activation protein, protein MYSPALAGRLCLALLCLTPLHLVHAAPTPGDTDLIRERQDRLLEEQRRRLEELKDLPGKEAAPTAPTAPADIRCFPIKDIELKGADSLSAAEQARLLKPYIGQCLGVSQLNELLKVITDHYLEKGLVTSRAYLPQQDLSGGHLKVLVVEGRLEGLKGAADSQLSERELAMAFPGQVGERVNLREIEQLVDQLNRLPSNQAQMELAPGKEVGGSEVLVKNTAQKPWRAGLSRSNDGQRSTGEQQWGTTFDWDSPLGLADQLMLRGGHDAMSDHQHSSNNAMLYYNLPWGWWNFSYTYSQSEYRSQAQANGFSFKQTGDSQNHQLRAERVILRDAVSKTSLNAGLAYLRTNNFIEDSKLALSSNRLSEAQFGINHGRRIGGAFVNLDLGMQHGIGAFDAQDNGHPGPGEPNARYRKYTATLSYLQPFKLWGESFSFSSLMTGQRSEDVLFSPQRTSLGGQSSIRGYKDQSLSGDSGGYWRNDLRWSRPVTWAWLQPLFTEYGSSLGYDQGVIRGDRYNGEQHGRLSSNSLELFARGRHLATSVTFAHSLERPDVLSEREAPIYFRLDFFL, encoded by the coding sequence ATGTACTCACCCGCCCTCGCGGGGAGGTTGTGCCTGGCTTTGCTGTGCCTGACTCCACTGCACCTCGTTCATGCCGCTCCCACCCCCGGTGACACCGACCTAATCCGCGAACGCCAGGACCGCCTGCTCGAAGAGCAGCGCCGGCGCCTGGAAGAACTCAAGGATTTGCCCGGTAAAGAGGCTGCCCCCACGGCGCCGACCGCACCTGCCGACATCCGCTGTTTCCCGATCAAGGACATCGAGCTCAAGGGCGCCGACAGCCTGTCCGCCGCCGAGCAGGCGCGCCTGCTCAAGCCCTATATCGGCCAGTGCCTGGGTGTCAGCCAGCTCAACGAGCTGCTCAAGGTCATCACCGATCACTACCTCGAGAAGGGCCTGGTGACCAGCCGTGCCTACCTGCCGCAGCAGGACCTGTCCGGCGGCCACTTGAAAGTGCTGGTGGTCGAGGGCCGGCTCGAAGGCTTGAAGGGCGCGGCCGACAGCCAGCTGTCCGAGCGCGAGCTGGCCATGGCCTTTCCCGGCCAGGTCGGCGAGCGGGTCAACCTGCGGGAAATCGAACAACTGGTGGACCAGCTCAACCGCCTGCCGTCGAACCAGGCGCAAATGGAGCTGGCGCCCGGCAAGGAGGTCGGTGGCAGCGAAGTGCTGGTCAAGAACACCGCGCAAAAGCCTTGGCGCGCCGGGCTGTCGCGCAGCAACGACGGCCAGCGCAGCACCGGCGAGCAGCAGTGGGGCACCACCTTCGATTGGGACAGCCCGCTGGGGCTGGCCGACCAACTGATGTTGCGCGGTGGCCACGATGCCATGAGCGACCACCAGCACAGCTCCAACAACGCCATGCTCTATTACAACCTGCCCTGGGGCTGGTGGAACTTCAGTTACACCTACAGCCAGAGCGAGTACCGCTCCCAGGCCCAGGCCAATGGTTTCAGCTTCAAACAGACCGGCGACAGCCAGAACCACCAGTTGCGCGCCGAGCGGGTGATCCTGCGTGATGCGGTGAGCAAGACTTCGCTGAATGCCGGCCTGGCCTACCTGCGCACCAATAACTTCATCGAAGACAGCAAGCTGGCCTTGAGCAGCAACCGCCTCAGCGAAGCCCAGTTCGGCATCAACCATGGCCGGCGCATCGGCGGTGCCTTCGTCAACCTCGACCTGGGTATGCAGCACGGCATTGGCGCTTTCGACGCCCAGGACAATGGCCACCCGGGACCCGGCGAACCGAATGCGCGCTACCGCAAATACACCGCCACCCTCAGTTACCTGCAGCCGTTCAAGCTGTGGGGCGAGTCGTTCAGCTTCAGCAGCCTGATGACCGGCCAGCGCAGCGAAGACGTGCTGTTCAGCCCGCAGCGCACCAGCCTGGGCGGGCAGTCGTCGATTCGCGGGTACAAGGACCAGTCGCTGTCCGGCGACAGCGGCGGTTACTGGCGCAACGACCTGCGCTGGAGCCGTCCGGTGACCTGGGCCTGGCTACAGCCTCTGTTCACTGAGTACGGCAGCAGCCTGGGCTACGACCAGGGCGTCATCCGGGGCGATCGCTACAACGGCGAGCAGCACGGGCGCCTGTCGAGCAACTCCCTGGAGCTGTTCGCCCGCGGCCGGCACCTGGCGACCAGCGTGACCTTCGCCCATTCCCTTGAACGCCCGGATGTCCTGAGCGAGCGCGAAGCGCCGATCTACTTCCGCCTGGACTTCTTCCTCTGA